The Monomorium pharaonis isolate MP-MQ-018 unplaced genomic scaffold, ASM1337386v2 scaffold_212, whole genome shotgun sequence DNA segment CATAAAAGTCactattaatatcaaatcatTGGAACGACAACATTAAATCGATACGTTGACGGCAGGAAAAGGAATGGACAtggaaataaaagatttaaccGCCAAATTTGCTACTGACATAGTTGGTATTACTGCCTACGGACTTAATGTGAACTCATTGAATAATCCAGATGCCGAATTCCGAAAATATGGTAGAATGATTTTTGACTTTGACTTTTTCCGCGGTTTCGAATTTCTCTCGATCTTATTCTTTCCAACTCTGGCTCGTTGGACCGGTATGAAAACATTTGGCAAGGACGCTACAAAGTTCTTGCGTAAAGTTCTTTGGGAGACTCTCTCCGAACGCATGAATTCTggtgaaaaaagaaatgatcTCATTGATACACTTATTgaactaaaaaaaacttataaagaTCAGGACATTGGAGGAGGATTTAGTAAGCAAATGattgttcaaatatttttaatgcacacatttttcaatttacacCTAAAATCCAGAATACGCATTTAATTTGTTTGAGTAACGATTTTTGTAgctagaaataaattatggtaacaattttgaaaaatataaattaaaattttagaatttgaaGGGGACGATCTAGTAGCGCAAGCAGCTATTTTTTTCACAGCTGGTTATGAGACCTCTTCAACAGTAATGGCTTTCTCTTTGTATGAACTCGCGATACATTCCGAAATACAAAATAGGCTCAGGAGAGAAATTCTCGATGCGCTTCACGAAACTGATGGCAAAATCACATATGATATGGTAATGCAAAGAccgtacattatttttttactgtgaaaaaatgtcataaataaaacaaatgaaTTTTAACGTCATTACCAAGCcagcttaaaatatttattttaccagGTTTGTTCACTGCAATATCTCGACATGGTAGTGTCCGAAACTTTAAGAATGTATCCGCCGTTGCCATTTCTAGATCGCTTAACAGTGGAAACTTACAAGATGCCAAATTCCGATTTAGTTCTCGAAAAAGGTACGCCAGTTTATATTTCAATGCTTGGCATACACTATGATCCGGAATACTTTTCTGATCCGGAAAAATATGATCCGGAGCGATTTAGTGAAGAGAATAAACGTAATATTCCGTCATGTGCCTATATTCCATTTGGAGGGGGTCCACGTATATGTATAGGTGAGgacatc contains these protein-coding regions:
- the LOC105832405 gene encoding cytochrome P450 6k1-like isoform X1 — protein: MALITAYWGLDSIIVLTTLVVTVYLYMTRKYNYWKKRGVFELPPTPIFGNFSDIMFMKKNPGYFMKDLYDQRKGMSYIGLYLLDKPCLMVCDRELVKNILIKDFNYFADRHTSPDTKDRLGYANLFFIKNPAWKTLRAKLTPTFTSGKLKKMFELMLECGKNLDTHLNSLKLEGKGMDMEIKDLTAKFATDIVGITAYGLNVNSLNNPDAEFRKYGRMIFDFDFFRGFEFLSILFFPTLARWTGMKTFGKDATKFLRKVLWETLSERMNSGEKRNDLIDTLIELKKTYKDQDIGGGFKFEGDDLVAQAAIFFTAGYETSSTVMAFSLYELAIHSEIQNRLRREILDALHETDGKITYDMVCSLQYLDMVVSETLRMYPPLPFLDRLTVETYKMPNSDLVLEKGTPVYISMLGIHYDPEYFSDPEKYDPERFSEENKRNIPSCAYIPFGGGPRICIGARMGLLQTKLGIITILSKYEVTPCEKTLIPMVLDPKAALTMPLGGGLHLNIRELH